Proteins from a single region of Takifugu rubripes chromosome 4, fTakRub1.2, whole genome shotgun sequence:
- the LOC105418362 gene encoding serologically defined colon cancer antigen 8 homolog isoform X3: protein MKSAADDETEQLCSYEKEFRRRANQSIQQLSSTLEQLNHREGRKEEQGLRGNVTSIELQPCPSWNLKAQSKAVNQLKSLLLKQGKETTSAPSLSMEHSPSEQQENASIHPSHDLVPMSYNQSEYIQHLEAEVKLFKDELQGLKQRINVVVVENEKLQVELRTKAADESLKDYTLKNSMLNESITAVSHKAEPPTWKNELEHLKVIHKEQIETLEGQLLSLRKDLSLSQRECEELKIRLHQKEKEAADVLRADGSPRVAGLCLKCAQHEAVLADTQGNQHVQTIYRLTKDRDELLVALRAARAGQQEAQQKEWSACFQVKQAVQMVEEANLCKAQMELQCEQISKELAQYRQLSEQECQALQKRLNEARDEGRAEAQKQKEDLAHTVAKLSRDVAELEGQLDRAQRDKSSLSKQLEETLCKLSTQEQDRNKVCADLRYQLSQAQMKRDEAESAIGDLYVKNDREMERTKQEVERLGSELVGCRQQLEAVQKDVSQWQAKAMSLAEQLAGAQHQLHLTSRASCPRHSLTPAAHSRGVWDGHRCGGGSLRWQSCKRQICLIYVYLC, encoded by the exons ATGAAATCGGCAGCCGATGATGAAACGGAGCAACTTTGTAGTTATGAAAAGGAGTTCAGGC GACGGGCGAACCAGAGCatccagcagctcagcagcaccCTGGAGCAGCTTAATCATAGagaagggaggaaagaggaacagGGGCTCAGAGGCAACGTCACTTCCATAGAGCTGCAGCCGTGCCCTTCTTGGAACCTCAAAGCACAGAGCAAAGCAG TCAACCAACTAAAGAGCCTTCTACTGAAGCAAGGCAAAGAAACTacctctgctccatctctttCAATGGAACACTCTCCTTCTGAG CAGCAGGAAAATGCCAGTATCCATCCTTCTCACGATCTGGTTCCAATGAGTTACAACCAGTCCGAATACATACAACACCTGGAAGCTGAAGTCAAATTATTCAAG GATGAGCTGCAAGGGCTGAAACAGCGGATcaatgtggtggtggtggagaatGAGAAGCTGCAAGTGGAGCTCAGAACTAAAGCTGCAGATGAATCTCTTAAAGACTACACGCTGAAGAATTCCATG CTGAATGAGAGTATTACAGCTGTCAGCCACAAAGCAGAGCCCCCCACATGGAAAAACGAGCTG GAACATCTAAAAGTAATCCACAAGGAACAGATTGAAACCTTGGAAGGTCAGCTCCTCTCCCTCAG GAAGGATCTGTCACTCAGTCAAAGGGAGTGTGAGGAGTTGAAGATCCGACTCCatcagaaggagaaagaggctgcagatgtgctgAGGGCAGATGGATCTCCCCGTGTGGCCGGTCTTTGTCTAAAGTGTGCACAACATGAAGCCGTACTAGCTGATACTCAAGGAAACCAGCATGTCCAGACTATTTACAGACTCACAAA GGACCGTGATGAGTTGCTGGTAGCTCTGCGTGCTGCACGTGCCGGTCAGCAGGAAGCACAACAGAAAGAATGGTCAGCCTGCTTCCAGGTTAAGCAGGCTGTACAGATGGTAGAAGAAGCAAATTTGTGCAAAGCACAG atgGAGTTACAGTGTGAGCAGATCTCCAAAGAGCTGGCTCAATACAGGCAACTTTCTGAACAAGAATGTCAGGCTTTGCAGAAGAGACTGAATGAAGCCAGAGACGAGGGAAGAGCTGAGGCCCAAAAACAGAAAGAGGACCTGGCACACACT GTGGCTAAACTCTCCAGGGATGTTGCGGAGTTGGAAGGGCAGTTAGATAGAGCTCAAAGAGACAAGAGCTCACTATCAAAGCAACTTGAAGAGACTCTCTGCAAACTCTCCACCCAGGAACAAGACAGAAACAAG GTCTGTGCAGATCTACGTTATCAGCTCAGTCAGGCCCAAATGAAGAGAGATGAGGCCGAGAGTGCTATCGGAGATCTCTACGTCAAGAATGACAGAGAGATGGAAAGGACCAAACAA gaagtggaaagaCTGGGCTCAGAGCTGGTTGgctgcaggcagcagctggaggcggTCCAAAAGGACGTGAGCCAATGGCAGGCCAAAGCCATGAGCCTAGCAGAACAGCTGGCAGGTGCCCAGCACCAACTGCACCTCACCAG CCGTGCCAGCTGCCCGAGGCACTCTCTCACCCCTGCTGCCCACAGTCGCGGTGTCTGGGATGGGCACAGATGTGGCGGCGGCAGCCTGCGGTGGCAAAGCTGCAAGAGGCAAATTTGTTTAatatatgtgtatttgtgttaA